One segment of Vespa velutina chromosome 17, iVesVel2.1, whole genome shotgun sequence DNA contains the following:
- the LOC124955091 gene encoding endoribonuclease Dcr-1 isoform X2 has translation MAFPLNDQVYIKSFTPREYQVELLYEAKEKNIIICLGSYYEQAFIVIKLVQEFATNNRRPVKEGGKQIIYILADKEKCLLKATYIKQLTDLKVLLCDTCTDLTKEVKNSHVLVTTSKTCALLLSEKKILPHHISLVIVDECHKSVHDNKLKSILKTFLTCINIPRIIGIAVPLFNLTQEPGRLGLEIEKIETTFQCEVETASDILSILRYSPKPKEYIIEYKKGEKGELYEILENCALDAIHFLQDHRYDPTEIYNEEFLEDIQKIPNPTEKPREMMQDFLYILETLGPWCADRAALALLILTEKLKMKTPYERHYLLLNLVASVFIKIRALCDNTFEQLSEKERLYRFTTPKVHRLLQILKTYTPFYIKYNNTSETKSNTDGDSKNITPTNGEIAPKENHIHTKRPDYNWRTGEDNYRKPFRSQRYFRGITDPELLCGVIFVDKAFTAKVLSYLLNEACKYDEDLHFLSPLYMTESSTDEVGYCRDLEIEHRKQEEVLKRFRIHECNLLIATSILEEGIDIPKCNFVMRHDFPKNYQSYVQCKSRARAVDGLHILLVPQEISKECVWQLAQYQYIEKTLLSKCSNKEPTEEEENEADMYAAMIPHYKPLENDDAPKVTFNSAISLINRYCAKLPSDTFTRLTPEWSVQVLNKQSPMTYICSLRLPINSPVKYVVSSYPMPNRAMARRMAALQLCIDLHRENEIDDNLLPIGKENFKAKPEDAEVPALPDESRLDFSEARPGTTKRRQYYYKKTAEALTDCRPLVGVPSYLYHISMVLNCPLPEEQNTRGRKIYPPEESAIGFGILTLKKIPKLCSFPIYTRSGEVHVKLKLSKQTIVLDDVQIERVATFLNYTFTNVLRLQKYLMLFDPHASENSYIIVPIRLTTEYEELDVYIDWDFLECIYDNRNAASTKVPEEERKNFKFDASKYYDAVIMPWYRSQDQPQYFYVAEICANLNPKSSFPGDDYSTFEEYYLKKYNIQIQNLDQPLLDVDHTSARLNFLTPRYVNRKGVALPTSSEETKRAKRENLEQKQILVAELCAIHPFPASLWRQAVCLPCILYRINALLLADQIRCQVAQMINLGKANLNPDFEWPALDFGWSLAEVLKKSKEAEKAKQSKNESVQTTNKCQNVQTKETDNTKELKIEKLETDHVKSIISDKNNDTETEQPLNNLEDIDETDKLSDNLKDDELEIGTWSNDMAANSMNFNTDSIKSFPLNVTMLEEDFTWNDIRYGSPACESDFDGYESDDTYSDGFMDSSDNTDDESRGLRISYMGENIAEAVEDEKQISKQEINKKILELLETEKNVDNNFWLYVKEDDETLIKKHKEEHYKYSKLNELEIMESGSFIPCDSEIVIDRKSTLSTQREVEKVSYVHKDYIENIVDTFTEEVLNKNCIAHPIKKEINKLERTYLRDNNLFSFDFQPELKGHPGPSPSLILQALTMSNANDGINLERLETIGDSFLKYAITTYLYCTYDNIHEGKLSHLRSKQVSNLNLYRLGRRKMLGESMIATKFEPHDNWLPPCYYVPKELEQALIESGVPSALWNQADIPTLQTVNLTEITQLVKETEQKLGIMKSELDKNESKLSNSIDNLRCFIPYNLITQHSIPDKSIADCVEALIGAYLIACGPRGALLFMAWLGIHVLPTEEICIVQENEPEDKIPGSTPYLKSVKEDNQTTWTRIQYGKLEEPQNPLIRYIPDPESELKMMLDGYDELEKSIGYKFHDISYLLQAFTHASYQPNRLTDCYQRLEFLGDAVLDYLITRHLYEDSRQHSPGALTDLRSALVNNTIFASLAVRCGFHKYFRHLSPGLSVVINRFVRIQEENGHSISEEVYIYIYIFFNTSVLLNRRG, from the exons ATGGCATTTCCACTGAATGAtcaagtttatataaaatcctTTACTCCTAGAGAATATCAA gTAGAGCTCCTTTATGAGGCtaaggaaaagaatattattatttgtttaggAAGTTATTATGAACAagcttttattgttataaaattagTCCAGGAATTTGCGACAAATAACAGAAG GCCTGTGAAGGAAGGCGGAAAacagataatttatatactagCAGATAAAGAAAAGTGTTTGCTAAAAGCGACATATATCAAACAATTAACAGATCTTAAAGTATTATTATGCGATACATGTACAGATCTAACTAAAGAAGTCAAAAATTCTCAT gtATTAGTTACAACTTCTAAGACGTGTGCATTGCTATtatcagaaaagaaaattttacctCATCACATAAGTCTAGTCATAGTTGATGAGTGCCATAAATCTGTACATGATAATAAACTTAAATCTATCTTGAAAACTTTTTTGACATGTATAAACATTCCTAGAATAATTGGTATAGCTGTACCACTATTTAATTTAACACAAGAGCCAGGGAGGCTTGGattagagatagaaaaaatagaaactacTTTTCAATGTGAAGTTGAAACAGCTAgtgatatattatcaatactcAG GTATAGTCCTAAAcctaaagaatatataatagaatataaaaaaggtgaaaaaggagaattatatgaaatattagaaaattgtgCATTGGACGCTATTCACTTCTTACAAGATCATCGTTATGATCCAActgaaatttataatgaagaaTTTCTTGAGGATATTCAAAAAATACCTAATCCAACGGAAAAGCCGCGTGAGATGATGcaagattttttatatatattagaaactCTTGGACCATGGTGCGCAGATCGTGCTGCATTAgctcttttaatattaacggaaaagttaaaaatgaaaacaccTTATGAAAggcattatcttttattaaatttagttGCAtcagtttttattaaaataag aGCTCTTTGTGATAATACATTTGAACAATtatctgaaaaagaaaggttATATCGTTTTACTACTCCAAAAGTTCATCggcttttacaaattttaaaaacgtatactccattttatatcaaatataataatacttcagaaacaaaatcaaataCCG ATGGAGACTCTAAAAATATTACACCAACTAATGGAGAAATAGCTCCTAAAGaaaatcatatacatacaaaaagaCCAGATTATAATTGGAGAACTGGGGAAGATAATTATAGAAAACCATTTAGATCACAACGATATTTTCGTGGAATTACAGATCCTGAATTATTATGTGGAGTAATTTTTGTTGATAAAGCATTTACAGCAAAAGTTTtgtcttatttattaaat GAAGCATGCAAATATGATGAAGatttgcattttctttctcctctttacaTGACTGAAAGTAGTACTGATGAAGTTGGCTATTGTAGAGATTTAGAAATAGAACATAGAAAGCAAGAAGAAGTTTTGAAAAGATTTAGGATACATGAATGTAATTTATTGATAGCAACTTCAATTTTAGAAGAAG gtATTGATATCCCAAAATGTAATTTTGTAATGAGACATGATTTCccaaaaaattatcaatccTATGTTCAATGTAAAAGCAGAGCAAGAGCTGTGGATggattacatatattattggtACCACAAGAAATATCTAAGGAATGTGTTTGGCAGTTAGCTCAATATCAATACATAGAAAAG actttattatcaaaatgttCAAATAAAGAACCAactgaggaagaagaaaatgaagcaGATATGTATGCTGCTATGATACCCCATTATAAGCCTCTTGAAAATGATGATGCACCTAAAGTGACTTTTAATTCTgctatttcattaataaatag ATATTGTGCAAAATTACCTAGTGATACTTTTACCAGATTAACACCAGAATGGTCTGTTCaagttttaaataaacaaagtcCAATGACTTACATATGTTCTTTACGATTGCCTATAAATTCACCAGTAAAATATGTTGTTTCA tcATATCCAATGCCTAACAGAGCTATGGCTAGACGTATGGCTGCACTACAACTTTGTATTGATTTAcatagagaaaatgaaatagatgataatttattacctattggaaaagaaaattttaaagccAAGCCCGAAGATGCTGAAGTACCTGCTTTACCAGATGAAAGTAGATTAGATTTTTCAGAAGCTCGACCTGGTACAACTAAACGtagacaatattattataaaaag ACAGCAGAGGCATTAACAGACTGTAGACCATTAGTTGGAGTTCCTTCGTATCTATATCATATAAGCATGGTACTAAATTGTCCTTTACCAGAAGAACAAAATACAAGAGGACGTAAAATATATCCTCCAGAAGAATCTGCTATTGGTTTTGGTATTCTTACGCTTAAAAAAATACCaaag ctaTGCTCATTTCCGATTTATACCAGATCTGGTGAAGTTcatgttaaattaaaattatctaagCAGACCATAGTTTTAGATGACGTTCAAATAGAAAGAGTAGCTACATTTCTTAATTACACTTTTACAAATGTATTGAGattgcaaaaatatttaatgcttTTTGATCCACATGCTTCagaaaattcttatattattgtaCCAATAAGATtaa cTACCGAATATGAAGAGTTAGATGTTTATATTGATTGGGATTTTTTGGAATGTATTTATGATAATCGAAATGCAGCATCTACTAAAGTAcctgaagaagaaagaaagaatttcaaatttgATGCATCAAAATATTATGATGCTGTAATCATGCCATGGTACAGAAGTCAAGATCAACCACag TATTTTTATGTTGCTGAAATTTGTGCAAATTTAAATCCCAAATCTTCGTTTCCTGGTGATGATTACAGTACTtttgaagaatattatttaaagaaatataatatccaGATACAAAATTTAGATCAACCTTTATTAGATGTAGATCATACATCTGCTAGATTAAATTTTCTAACTCCTAG ATATGTTAATCGTAAAGGTGTAGCATTACCAACAAGTAgtgaagaaacaaaacgagcaaaaagagaaaatttagaacaaaaacaaattcttGTAGCAGAATTATGTGCAATTCATCCATTTCCAGCATCTTTATGGAGACAAGCAGTTTGTTTACCAtgcattttatatagaattaatgCATTATTACTTGCTGATCAAATACGTTGTCAAGTTGCACAAATGATTAATTTAGGAAAAGCAAATTTGAATCcag ATTTCGAATGGCCAGCACTAGACTTTGGATGGAGTTTGGCAGAAGTATTAAAAAAGTCAAAAGAAGCTGAGAAAGCTAAACAATCTAAGAATGAATCTGTGCAAACTACAAACAAGTGCCAAAATGTACAAACAAAGGAGACTGACAAtacaaaagaattaaaaattgaaaaactaGAGACTGATCAtgttaaatctattatttctgataaaaataatgatacagAAACAGAGCAAccattaaataatttagaagATATTGATGAAACAGATAAATTATCAGACAATTTAAAAGATGATGAATTGGAAATTGGTACTTGGTCAAATGACATGGCTGCAAATTCTATGAATTTTAATACGGATAGTATTAAATCATTTCCTTTGAATGTTACTATGTTAGAAGAAGATTTTACTTGGAACGATATCAGATATGGATCTCCTGCTTGCGAATCAGACTTCGATGGCTATGAATCTGATGATACGTATAGTGATGGTTTTATGGATTCATCTGACAATACTGATGATGAAAGTAGAGGATTACGAATTTCTTATATGGGTGAAAATATAGCAGAAGCTGTGGAGGATGAAAAACAGATAagtaaacaagaaataaataaaaaaattttggaaTTGTTAGAAACGGAAAAGAatgtagataataatttttggttGTACGTAAAGGAAGACGATGAAACATTAATTAAGAAGCACAAAGAagaacattataaatattctaaattaaATGAACTCGAAATAATGGAAAGTGGATCTTTCATACCTTGTGATTCTGAGATTGTGATTGATAGAAAAAGCACACTTAGTACTCAACGCGAAGTTGAAAAAGTATCATATGTACATAAggattatatagaaaatattgtagATACATTTACTGAagaagtattaaataaaaactgcATTGCACAtccaataaagaaagaaattaataaactaGAAAGAACATATCTAAgagataataatctttttagcTTTGATTTTCAACCAGAATTGAAGGGTCACCCAGGACCAAGTCCTAGTTTAATTTTACAAGCTTTAACTATGTCTAATGCTAATGATGGAATCAATTTAGAACGTTTAGAAACTATTGGTGATTCTTTTCTCAAGTATGCAATAACAACATACTTATATTGTACTTATGACAATATTCATGAAGGCAAACTTAGCCATTTACGATCAAAACAg gttagcaatttaaatttatatagattagGAAGACGAAAAATGTTAGGTGAAAGTATGATAGCCACAAAATTTGAACCACATGATAATTGGTTACCACCTTGTTATTATGTTCCAAAAGAACTTGAGCAAGCTTTAATTGAATCAGGTGTACCTTCTGCTCTTTGGAATCAAGCTGACATTCCAACATTGCAGACAGTAAATCTAACTGAAATAACTCAGTTAGTTAAAGAAACAGAACAAAAGCTTGGTATTATGAAAAGTGAACTTGATAAAAACGAGAGTAAATTATCAAATAGTATAGATAATTTGCGTTGTTTTATACCTTACAATTTAATTACACAGCACAGTATTCCTGATAAAAGCATAGCAGATTGTGTAGAAGCATTAATTGGTGCTTATCTAATAGCATGTGGTCCAAGAGGTGCTCTTTTGTTCATGGCTTGGTTAGGGATTCATGTTTTACCTACGGAAGAAATTTGCATTGTACAAGAAAATGAGCCAGAAGATAAAATTCCAGGAAGCACGCCTTATCTGAAAAGTGTTAAGGAAGATAACCAAACCACTTGGACACGA ATTCAATATGGCAAATTAGAAGAACCACAAAACCCATTAATTCGTTACATTCCTGATCCAGAAtctgaattaaaaatgatgcTTGATGGATATGATGAATTAGAGAAAAGTATAGGATATAAATTCCATGACATCAGTTATCTTTTACAAGCATTTACACATGCGTCTTATCAGCCAAACAGATTAACAGATTGTTATCAACGTTTAGAATTTCTTGGAGATGCTGTTTTAg attatttaataacaaggCATTTGTATGAGGATTCTCGACAGCATTCACCAGGTGCTTTGACAGATTTAAGATCAGCATTGGTAAACAACACAATATTTGCTTCATTGGCTGTCAGATGTggatttcataaatattttcgtcaTCTTTCTCCTGGTTTAAGTGTTGTAATAAATCGCTTTGTGAGAAttcaagaagaaaatggaCACTCTATTAGCGaagaggtatatatatatatatatatcttttttaatacttcag tattacTTAATCGGAGAGGATGA
- the LOC124955091 gene encoding endoribonuclease Dcr-1 isoform X3, protein MAFPLNDQVYIKSFTPREYQVELLYEAKEKNIIICLGSYYEQAFIVIKLVQEFATNNRRPVKEGGKQIIYILADKEKCLLKATYIKQLTDLKVLLCDTCTDLTKEVKNSHVLVTTSKTCALLLSEKKILPHHISLVIVDECHKSVHDNKLKSILKTFLTCINIPRIIGIAVPLFNLTQEPGRLGLEIEKIETTFQCEVETASDILSILRYSPKPKEYIIEYKKGEKGELYEILENCALDAIHFLQDHRYDPTEIYNEEFLEDIQKIPNPTEKPREMMQDFLYILETLGPWCADRAALALLILTEKLKMKTPYERHYLLLNLVASVFIKIRALCDNTFEQLSEKERLYRFTTPKVHRLLQILKTYTPFYIKYNNTSETKSNTDGDSKNITPTNGEIAPKENHIHTKRPDYNWRTGEDNYRKPFRSQRYFRGITDPELLCGVIFVDKAFTAKVLSYLLNEACKYDEDLHFLSPLYMTESSTDEVGYCRDLEIEHRKQEEVLKRFRIHECNLLIATSILEEGIDIPKCNFVMRHDFPKNYQSYVQCKSRARAVDGLHILLVPQEISKECVWQLAQYQYIEKTLLSKCSNKEPTEEEENEADMYAAMIPHYKPLENDDAPKVTFNSAISLINRYCAKLPSDTFTRLTPEWSVQVLNKQSPMTYICSLRLPINSPVKYVVSSYPMPNRAMARRMAALQLCIDLHRENEIDDNLLPIGKENFKAKPEDAEVPALPDESRLDFSEARPGTTKRRQYYYKKTAEALTDCRPLVGVPSYLYHISMVLNCPLPEEQNTRGRKIYPPEESAIGFGILTLKKIPKLCSFPIYTRSGEVHVKLKLSKQTIVLDDVQIERVATFLNYTFTNVLRLQKYLMLFDPHASENSYIIVPIRLTTEYEELDVYIDWDFLECIYDNRNAASTKVPEEERKNFKFDASKYYDAVIMPWYRSQDQPQYFYVAEICANLNPKSSFPGDDYSTFEEYYLKKYNIQIQNLDQPLLDVDHTSARLNFLTPRYVNRKGVALPTSSEETKRAKRENLEQKQILVAELCAIHPFPASLWRQAVCLPCILYRINALLLADQIRCQVAQMINLGKANLNPDFEWPALDFGWSLAEVLKKSKEAEKAKQSKNESVQTTNKCQNVQTKETDNTKELKIEKLETDHVKSIISDKNNDTETEQPLNNLEDIDETDKLSDNLKDDELEIGTWSNDMAANSMNFNTDSIKSFPLNVTMLEEDFTWNDIRYGSPACESDFDGYESDDTYSDGFMDSSDNTDDESRGLRISYMGENIAEAVEDEKQISKQEINKKILELLETEKNVDNNFWLYVKEDDETLIKKHKEEHYKYSKLNELEIMESGSFIPCDSEIVIDRKSTLSTQREVEKVSYVHKDYIENIVDTFTEEVLNKNCIAHPIKKEINKLERTYLRDNNLFSFDFQPELKGHPGPSPSLILQALTMSNANDGINLERLETIGDSFLKYAITTYLYCTYDNIHEGKLSHLRSKQVSNLNLYRLGRRKMLGESMIATKFEPHDNWLPPCYYVPKELEQALIESGVPSALWNQADIPTLQTVNLTEITQLVKETEQKLAQYS, encoded by the exons ATGGCATTTCCACTGAATGAtcaagtttatataaaatcctTTACTCCTAGAGAATATCAA gTAGAGCTCCTTTATGAGGCtaaggaaaagaatattattatttgtttaggAAGTTATTATGAACAagcttttattgttataaaattagTCCAGGAATTTGCGACAAATAACAGAAG GCCTGTGAAGGAAGGCGGAAAacagataatttatatactagCAGATAAAGAAAAGTGTTTGCTAAAAGCGACATATATCAAACAATTAACAGATCTTAAAGTATTATTATGCGATACATGTACAGATCTAACTAAAGAAGTCAAAAATTCTCAT gtATTAGTTACAACTTCTAAGACGTGTGCATTGCTATtatcagaaaagaaaattttacctCATCACATAAGTCTAGTCATAGTTGATGAGTGCCATAAATCTGTACATGATAATAAACTTAAATCTATCTTGAAAACTTTTTTGACATGTATAAACATTCCTAGAATAATTGGTATAGCTGTACCACTATTTAATTTAACACAAGAGCCAGGGAGGCTTGGattagagatagaaaaaatagaaactacTTTTCAATGTGAAGTTGAAACAGCTAgtgatatattatcaatactcAG GTATAGTCCTAAAcctaaagaatatataatagaatataaaaaaggtgaaaaaggagaattatatgaaatattagaaaattgtgCATTGGACGCTATTCACTTCTTACAAGATCATCGTTATGATCCAActgaaatttataatgaagaaTTTCTTGAGGATATTCAAAAAATACCTAATCCAACGGAAAAGCCGCGTGAGATGATGcaagattttttatatatattagaaactCTTGGACCATGGTGCGCAGATCGTGCTGCATTAgctcttttaatattaacggaaaagttaaaaatgaaaacaccTTATGAAAggcattatcttttattaaatttagttGCAtcagtttttattaaaataag aGCTCTTTGTGATAATACATTTGAACAATtatctgaaaaagaaaggttATATCGTTTTACTACTCCAAAAGTTCATCggcttttacaaattttaaaaacgtatactccattttatatcaaatataataatacttcagaaacaaaatcaaataCCG ATGGAGACTCTAAAAATATTACACCAACTAATGGAGAAATAGCTCCTAAAGaaaatcatatacatacaaaaagaCCAGATTATAATTGGAGAACTGGGGAAGATAATTATAGAAAACCATTTAGATCACAACGATATTTTCGTGGAATTACAGATCCTGAATTATTATGTGGAGTAATTTTTGTTGATAAAGCATTTACAGCAAAAGTTTtgtcttatttattaaat GAAGCATGCAAATATGATGAAGatttgcattttctttctcctctttacaTGACTGAAAGTAGTACTGATGAAGTTGGCTATTGTAGAGATTTAGAAATAGAACATAGAAAGCAAGAAGAAGTTTTGAAAAGATTTAGGATACATGAATGTAATTTATTGATAGCAACTTCAATTTTAGAAGAAG gtATTGATATCCCAAAATGTAATTTTGTAATGAGACATGATTTCccaaaaaattatcaatccTATGTTCAATGTAAAAGCAGAGCAAGAGCTGTGGATggattacatatattattggtACCACAAGAAATATCTAAGGAATGTGTTTGGCAGTTAGCTCAATATCAATACATAGAAAAG actttattatcaaaatgttCAAATAAAGAACCAactgaggaagaagaaaatgaagcaGATATGTATGCTGCTATGATACCCCATTATAAGCCTCTTGAAAATGATGATGCACCTAAAGTGACTTTTAATTCTgctatttcattaataaatag ATATTGTGCAAAATTACCTAGTGATACTTTTACCAGATTAACACCAGAATGGTCTGTTCaagttttaaataaacaaagtcCAATGACTTACATATGTTCTTTACGATTGCCTATAAATTCACCAGTAAAATATGTTGTTTCA tcATATCCAATGCCTAACAGAGCTATGGCTAGACGTATGGCTGCACTACAACTTTGTATTGATTTAcatagagaaaatgaaatagatgataatttattacctattggaaaagaaaattttaaagccAAGCCCGAAGATGCTGAAGTACCTGCTTTACCAGATGAAAGTAGATTAGATTTTTCAGAAGCTCGACCTGGTACAACTAAACGtagacaatattattataaaaag ACAGCAGAGGCATTAACAGACTGTAGACCATTAGTTGGAGTTCCTTCGTATCTATATCATATAAGCATGGTACTAAATTGTCCTTTACCAGAAGAACAAAATACAAGAGGACGTAAAATATATCCTCCAGAAGAATCTGCTATTGGTTTTGGTATTCTTACGCTTAAAAAAATACCaaag ctaTGCTCATTTCCGATTTATACCAGATCTGGTGAAGTTcatgttaaattaaaattatctaagCAGACCATAGTTTTAGATGACGTTCAAATAGAAAGAGTAGCTACATTTCTTAATTACACTTTTACAAATGTATTGAGattgcaaaaatatttaatgcttTTTGATCCACATGCTTCagaaaattcttatattattgtaCCAATAAGATtaa cTACCGAATATGAAGAGTTAGATGTTTATATTGATTGGGATTTTTTGGAATGTATTTATGATAATCGAAATGCAGCATCTACTAAAGTAcctgaagaagaaagaaagaatttcaaatttgATGCATCAAAATATTATGATGCTGTAATCATGCCATGGTACAGAAGTCAAGATCAACCACag TATTTTTATGTTGCTGAAATTTGTGCAAATTTAAATCCCAAATCTTCGTTTCCTGGTGATGATTACAGTACTtttgaagaatattatttaaagaaatataatatccaGATACAAAATTTAGATCAACCTTTATTAGATGTAGATCATACATCTGCTAGATTAAATTTTCTAACTCCTAG ATATGTTAATCGTAAAGGTGTAGCATTACCAACAAGTAgtgaagaaacaaaacgagcaaaaagagaaaatttagaacaaaaacaaattcttGTAGCAGAATTATGTGCAATTCATCCATTTCCAGCATCTTTATGGAGACAAGCAGTTTGTTTACCAtgcattttatatagaattaatgCATTATTACTTGCTGATCAAATACGTTGTCAAGTTGCACAAATGATTAATTTAGGAAAAGCAAATTTGAATCcag ATTTCGAATGGCCAGCACTAGACTTTGGATGGAGTTTGGCAGAAGTATTAAAAAAGTCAAAAGAAGCTGAGAAAGCTAAACAATCTAAGAATGAATCTGTGCAAACTACAAACAAGTGCCAAAATGTACAAACAAAGGAGACTGACAAtacaaaagaattaaaaattgaaaaactaGAGACTGATCAtgttaaatctattatttctgataaaaataatgatacagAAACAGAGCAAccattaaataatttagaagATATTGATGAAACAGATAAATTATCAGACAATTTAAAAGATGATGAATTGGAAATTGGTACTTGGTCAAATGACATGGCTGCAAATTCTATGAATTTTAATACGGATAGTATTAAATCATTTCCTTTGAATGTTACTATGTTAGAAGAAGATTTTACTTGGAACGATATCAGATATGGATCTCCTGCTTGCGAATCAGACTTCGATGGCTATGAATCTGATGATACGTATAGTGATGGTTTTATGGATTCATCTGACAATACTGATGATGAAAGTAGAGGATTACGAATTTCTTATATGGGTGAAAATATAGCAGAAGCTGTGGAGGATGAAAAACAGATAagtaaacaagaaataaataaaaaaattttggaaTTGTTAGAAACGGAAAAGAatgtagataataatttttggttGTACGTAAAGGAAGACGATGAAACATTAATTAAGAAGCACAAAGAagaacattataaatattctaaattaaATGAACTCGAAATAATGGAAAGTGGATCTTTCATACCTTGTGATTCTGAGATTGTGATTGATAGAAAAAGCACACTTAGTACTCAACGCGAAGTTGAAAAAGTATCATATGTACATAAggattatatagaaaatattgtagATACATTTACTGAagaagtattaaataaaaactgcATTGCACAtccaataaagaaagaaattaataaactaGAAAGAACATATCTAAgagataataatctttttagcTTTGATTTTCAACCAGAATTGAAGGGTCACCCAGGACCAAGTCCTAGTTTAATTTTACAAGCTTTAACTATGTCTAATGCTAATGATGGAATCAATTTAGAACGTTTAGAAACTATTGGTGATTCTTTTCTCAAGTATGCAATAACAACATACTTATATTGTACTTATGACAATATTCATGAAGGCAAACTTAGCCATTTACGATCAAAACAg gttagcaatttaaatttatatagattagGAAGACGAAAAATGTTAGGTGAAAGTATGATAGCCACAAAATTTGAACCACATGATAATTGGTTACCACCTTGTTATTATGTTCCAAAAGAACTTGAGCAAGCTTTAATTGAATCAGGTGTACCTTCTGCTCTTTGGAATCAAGCTGACATTCCAACATTGCAGACAGTAAATCTAACTGAAATAACTCAGTTAGTTAAAGAAACAGAACAAAAGCTTG CACAGTATTCCTGA